From a region of the Neobacillus niacini genome:
- a CDS encoding (2Fe-2S)-binding protein, with protein sequence MHIKHHPVLGEQLQKQVKIFFKDEPLAAYEHQSVAAALMANDIKKLGLSRNLIQPRGLFCSRGRCCSCYMTVNGEDHVRTCMTKVEEGMKIYPNDGDPEVRSECRGD encoded by the coding sequence ATGCACATTAAACATCATCCCGTATTAGGGGAACAGCTTCAAAAACAAGTAAAAATCTTTTTTAAAGATGAACCGCTTGCGGCCTATGAACACCAATCCGTGGCTGCAGCCTTGATGGCCAATGATATAAAAAAATTAGGTTTGAGCAGGAATTTAATTCAGCCTAGAGGCTTGTTTTGCTCGCGGGGCAGATGCTGCAGCTGCTATATGACGGTCAATGGGGAGGATCATGTACGAACATGCATGACGAAGGTCGAAGAAGGCATGAAGATTTATCCGAATGATGGAGATCCAGAAGTAAGGAGTGAATGCCGTGGAGACTGA